Genomic window (Streptomyces sp. NBC_00078):
TACGCCGACGGCACCAACGCCGGCCCGCTCGACTGGACCCCGTACCAGACGTTCAACGAGGCGTTCTCGCCCGACTACCCCAACAGCACGATCGTGCTGACCCCCCTGTTCCTCGCCTCGCTGCGTGACGGCGTCACGGCCACGCTGGTCTTCTACTTCTACAGCGGCCAGACCGCCACCTACAAGGTCACCAAGAACGGCAGCACGGTGACCGGCACCGTCGGCTGACCATCCGTCAACCACGCCCCGGCCGTCGGAGACCTCCGACGGCCGAGGTTCCCCAGGCCCCGAGGAGCCCTCGTGGCCGCCCCTTCTATCGATACAAATCCCACTCCCTGGAGCCACCCCGTGCCTACCGCCACCGCCACCGCTGTCATCAACCTCGACATCGAGGGCCCGACGATCAGCCGCCACCTCTATGGCCACTTCGCCGAACACCTCGGCCGCTGTGTCTACGGCGGCTTCTGGGTCGGGGAGGACTCGCCGATACCCAACGAGGGGGGTATCCGCCTGGATGTCGTGCGGGCTCTGCGCGCGCTGAACATCCCGAACCTGCGCTGGCCGGGCGGCTGTTTCGCCGACGAGTACCACTGGAAGGACGGCATCGGCCCCCGGGACCAGCGCCCCCGTATGGTCAATACCCACTGGGGCAACGTGGAGGAGAACAACCACTTCGGCACCCACGAGTTCATGGCCCTGTGCGAGCTGCTCGGTGCGGAGCCGTACATCAGCGGCAACGTCGGCTCCGGCACGGTGCAGGAGATGAGCGATTGGGTGGAGTACCTGACCCGTGACGGCGACAGCCCGATGGTGCGGCTGCGCAAGGCCAACGGCCGGGAGGAGCCATGGCGGGTGAAGTTCTGGGGTATCGGTAACGAGACCTGGGGCTGCGGCGGCAACATGCGCGCGGAGTATTCCGCCGATCTGGCCCGCCAGTACGCCACGTACTGCCGTGACCACAGCGGCAACACGCTGTACCGCATCGCCTCCGGCGCGAACGGCGACGACTACAAGTGGACCGAGACGCTGATGCAGCAGATCGGCTGCTTCGGCTGCGAGGCCACGCCCCGCAACTTCTTCCAGGGCCTGTCCGTCCACCAGTACACGGTGATCGGCCCGTGGGAAGCGAAGGGCAGCGCCACCGACTTCGACACGGACGACTACTACCGCACGATGCTGGAGGCCAAGCGGATCGACCGTATCCTCACCGGCCATTCCACGGTCATGGACTGCTATGACCCGGGCCGCAGGGTCGGGCTGGTCCTGGACGAGTGGGGCACCTGGTGGGACACGGAGCCCGGCACCAACCCGGGCTTCCTGTTCCAGCAGAACGCCCTGCGCGACGCCCTCGTGGCCAGCACTCACTTCGACATCTTCCACCGGCACGCGGCACGCCTGTACATGGCCAACATCGCCCAGACCGTCAACGTCCTCCAAGCCATGCTGCTCACCGACGGCGACGCGCTGGTCCTGACCCCGACGTACCACGTCTTCGAAATGAACAAGGGCCATCAGGACGCCACCTCGCTCGCCGTGCACCTGCATGCCCAGGACGCCAGGCGCAGGGTGGGGGACAGCGAACTCGACACGCTCTCCGCCTCCGCCAGCATCAAGGACG
Coding sequences:
- a CDS encoding alpha-N-arabinofuranosidase, whose amino-acid sequence is MPTATATAVINLDIEGPTISRHLYGHFAEHLGRCVYGGFWVGEDSPIPNEGGIRLDVVRALRALNIPNLRWPGGCFADEYHWKDGIGPRDQRPRMVNTHWGNVEENNHFGTHEFMALCELLGAEPYISGNVGSGTVQEMSDWVEYLTRDGDSPMVRLRKANGREEPWRVKFWGIGNETWGCGGNMRAEYSADLARQYATYCRDHSGNTLYRIASGANGDDYKWTETLMQQIGCFGCEATPRNFFQGLSVHQYTVIGPWEAKGSATDFDTDDYYRTMLEAKRIDRILTGHSTVMDCYDPGRRVGLVLDEWGTWWDTEPGTNPGFLFQQNALRDALVASTHFDIFHRHAARLYMANIAQTVNVLQAMLLTDGDALVLTPTYHVFEMNKGHQDATSLAVHLHAQDARRRVGDSELDTLSASASIKDGTVLISLTNLDAEEPAEVTLDLRGGSVGEPTGRLLTADRLQVHNTAQTPEAVAPRPFDAVKSTGQGMVLTIPPHSFLTIQAPVAHLR